Genomic window (Cucumis sativus cultivar 9930 chromosome 2, Cucumber_9930_V3, whole genome shotgun sequence):
tcttctttcttccacTTCCTAACCTTATTTAACTTGGTCCTAGTATAAGTTAAAAAAGTGCCTTTAAGTTTTAATGagcttaatatatataaatcaatacATAACCCAAGTTTTAATGAAAGTACCTAGTGAGAGATACAACCGAAGACGCAAGTCCAAATAGAAAGAATGAATGAACTTGAAGAGAACTCGAAGACTATATCATTGTAAGAGAAATTGTCCTTGTCTCTTTATGTAATTACCTCAACATGATCATCAATATACTAGCTCTCAAGTAGATGATAGCTATGAGGTCACGTAGGAAAAGCCTATACTACTATTGATcgaatattatatttattcacaattataaagttgttttcataaatatttgtgAACTTCACATTACTTTTAAAAGCATACTAACGCGACacacaataaataaagataacataaaaaaaaattattttgacttAGTACCACAATTCAATTAACAAAATCTTGTTAACCTAAACATTAGAGTGGGTATAACCTACCATTACACCCATAAAACATCTCATAACACAAGTATgaagagaatgaaaagaataggaattgaaaaaagaatccaaaattacaaaagatatAAGGCTAAGATTGTTAATATGTGTTGTCTTtgtagaaaaagaatgaaaaaggtGAATAAGTAGAATTGGATGGAGGGGTGGGCGAGAGAGGATTAGTTTAGAAACAGGATGGAGAGGTAGGAGAACTTGTCCGATCCGGGGTCGGTCGTTGACCCGAACcgactttttttttgttctttaaatttccttattaattataagtaattgaaaaggaattattaatataaatatttaaataaagaaaaagacgGTTAATTTGGTAAAATGGGGGAGTGAAAAATCACATTTTCcaatgaatatttatatatatcccCATAGATGCGAGGGCCTAAGGAGTGAGGTACCTGTATTTCtcagagaaaagaaaagcagaGATCTTTTTGGGCCTATCGATaactaaaagagaaaagcCAAAGAAcccaacattttaaaattttaataaataccCATTCCATTCCAAACACCAACCAAGAACAATCAACAATCCTAACTTAAcattgtcttcttcttcatcatcatcttctttcttcttcttcttcttcttcttcttcttcttcttcttccacttttctttcccttttctttctgATGATCCCCATGCCATACTCTGCTTTTCTTTTGTCCCCTTTCACCCACAATTCAGATCTATCttcttcattaatttaaaccacctttttctttgcttttttgcTTACTCTATAactttttctcctttctcttcctcttcttacCTCAAATGGGTACTGGTTGGAGGAAAGCGTTTTGTACTACCATTTCTCGAGATTCAGAATCTAATAATGCTTCTGAGAAACAGAGGAGCTCTGCTACTCCTAATCCCAGTCCTAGAAGCTGTGTTCGATTGGGTTTCTTCAGTAACCCTTCTACTCCTCGGATGCAATCTCATCAGCCATTGAGTAGTCCAGGTCTTCGTTGCCGTACTGCTCAAGATGCCACTGTTAATCAAAGTCCCACTCTTCATTGCAAAACctcatcttcctcttcatcAACTCCTAAATCTGCTAAATCCCAACGAGGGATTTTGGGTTCGAATCCTTCCTCTCCTCGTTCCCCTCTTAAACTCTCTCTTTTCAAGAACAGCTTTAAGTTCagagtatgtttttttttttttttttgttctctctctatctttctctctgttttttcatttagaatTCGAAACTTGACTTACgggttctttttgtttgttgaaaaaCAGAGTAGCTGTGGAATTTGTTTGAATAGCGTAAAAACAGGGCATGGGACGGCGATTTACACGGCGGAGTGTGGGCatgcttttcattttccttgtATTGCTGCTCATGTCAGAAACCATGCCACTCTTGTTTGCCCTGTCTGCAACACTACATGGAAGGACGTTCCTCTGCTCGCCGCCCATAAGAATTTGGGCCCATTGACCCAACACGATCCTAAACCCAAGATTGAAGATAAAACCATGATTGAATCTTCCCCCCGAGCGGTTAAAACCAAActaaacccaaaagaaaaggaattcaGATCCTATGATGACGATGAGCCCCTTCTGTCTCCAACCTCCGGTGGCCGGATTATCCCAATCCCTGAAGCCGATGAGAACCAAGACGATGTGGAGGAATTTCAAGGCTTCTTCGTTGACCCAAAGCCGCCTTCCAGTTCAGTTAAATCTTCAATTCAGAGGACCAATGTACAGGTTCGACTCCTCCCTGAAACGGCGTTGATTTCATCTGGACACACTCACGAGACCTACGCGGTCGCTCTGAAAGTAAAAGCCCCGCCGCCACATCCGGCTAGAAACAGAGCAAATGCCAATTTATTGGACCCATCCCGCCGTGCGCCGATTGATTTAGTTACAGTGCTGGATGTAAGCGGAAGCATGACGGGGCCGAAATTAATGATGCTGAAGCGTGCCATGCGATTGGTTATTTCGTCGTTAGGGTCATCGGACCGCCTTGCCATCGTTGCTTTCTCTGCCACTCCTAAAAGGGTGTTGCCGTTGAGGAGAATGACGGCTCAAGGCCAACGCGCTGCCCGGCACGTGATTGACACGCTGGTCTGCAGCCAAGGAACCAGCGTAGGAGAGGCTTTGAGAAAAGCCACAAAAGTACTCGAGGACCGGCGAGAGAGAAACCCAGTAGCTAGTATCATGCTTTTGTCAGACGGCCAAGATGAACGGATCCAGTCAAATCAACGGCAGGTGACACGACACGAGTCATCTACAAGATTCGCCCACATAGAAATCCCGGTTCATGCATTTGGGTTCGGAAAGAGCGGTGGATACTGTCAAGAACCGGCGGAGGACGCATTTGCAAAATGCGTAAGTGGATTATTAAGCGTGGTGGTTCAAGATCTCCGTATTCAACTCGGGTTTTCAAGCGGTTCATCTCCGGTAGTGATCTCCGCTATTTATTCATGTACCGGGCGGCCCACGGTTTGCAGTTTGGGTTCGGTCCGGCTTGGAGATTTATACGGCGAGGAAGAAAGGGAATTACTCGTAGAGTTGAAGATTCCAACCTCGGCTTCAGGGACCCACCACGTGATGACGATGCAATGTCTTTACAAAGACCCGTCCACACAGGAGGTAGTGTACAGCCGAGAACAAGACATCCTCATTGCACGACCCACAGCCGTTGGATCATCCACTCCTAAGATCGAAAGGCTGAGAGACATGTTCATAACAACTCGCGCTGTGGCGGAATCCAGGAGATTAATCGAGTACGAAGACCATACGAGCGCGCATCACTTACTCGCCTCCGCGCGTGCATTACTAATCCAATCCGGATCACCAAGTGCTGACGTGTACGTGCGGGAGCTGGAAGTTGAGCTGGCGGAACTCCATTGGCGAAGGCAACAACAATTCGAATTACATCAGCACCAGCAGCAACAACAAATTTTGGTGACAACAACGCCACGTAGGCGAGGGGGTGATAAGGAAAATCCCACAATGGTGGATGAAAACGGAGAGCCGTTAACACCGACGTCGGCGTGGAGAGCGGCGGAGAAGCTTGCCAGAGTAGCGATTATGAAAAAATCGTTGACGAGTAGAGTGGGGGATTTACACGGGTTTGAAAATGCGAGATTCTAGAAATGGCAGAGGATTGATTGACTGACTGtaaaatttggttaattttggaaaagggtaatgagaatttgaaaaggaaagcTAAAAAGTAAAGTACAAATATGGATTTATGAGGGGCAAATTggggttttcttcttcctcttcctcttcttcttcttctttgttcttgttcttgaaAGCTCCATTGATTGGACTTTCTTCTGGTTTTCATCAATTCCACACATACAGCTCAGCTTTCTGTAGCTTTCTTTCATGTTAgagtagaagaaaaatgggATTTCCAAAGCATTAGAAACCacaaatcttatttttatttcaaaatgggtctttttgttttctttttctttttttcttttttctttaattcccTCTcattttaaggaaaaaagttctttactttttcttcttttttttggttgtatattattattatgcaATGATGGGAAAGGAGTAGGGGTGAGGGGGAGTTGGTAAAGTGGGAAGAAGACTCAATTAGAAAGGGAATGAAATGATGATGAAATGATAAATGCAAAGGTTATTGTtgctgttgttgttgttattatttaagatttggagTATTATTAATCAATAATTCTTGGGTTGGCAATGTTTTGGAGATCAAATTCTCTGCATTTGATCTTAATACATAACTTCCATTTTGCCTTTGAAAATGACCCTTACATGGTTTATTTTGCTTTCCAATGAAGCATTGGGTggcaaaaaaaagaagataacaaTAGTGGTGAGTTGATGCAAAACTATGTCATTAGTTTAACCATTactaaccaaaaaaaaaaataaaaaaaaattgaatgttcTATCTCTTATCCATGCAATTGTTTTATTAGAATTTTGGTGTAAGGtaaaaaatgagaatagtGTAATTTTGAGAATGGGTGTGAACAATGAAGTAAATAGGTATTGATTGTGCAATGGGTTGCACAAATTGGTCCACCACAAAGCTTATTAATAAGGGGAcatagataatatatatatggagagaaaaagattcatctaattcaaaaaaaaaaaaagaagacatgATGGAAGGATGGAGCATTGTGTTCAATTTATCCAACATGTGAATCAATGTATACATTCATTCATTACCATTAACACTCACTTCCTTCCATCTCTTTCCATTtcattatgttttcttttttttctttttctatatccACCTTCTTTTTATGTAaatacaaatagaaaaaaccaATGGTTTAGGCTTTTGATTtggtatattatttcattttttcaaataattaaaaccatTTTCTCTCCATGATTTCTTGGAgttgtttgaatattttttcaaaatagagtCTAATTTTTATccacatttcaaaattaaaaaggaaatagtttatttaaagatagaaaagatatttataagttcttatttcaaaatttaaaagtaaaaaggtCAAAACCTTACCCGTTTTCAAACAAGATGTAATAACACCCTAATTTTAATATGGGAAGCAATTTAGATCAATTACCCTTTTGTTTCTATTCTATCGTGGAATTGTTGTAGTTTAGAAGCATGATATATAGTGTGTATTCtagtaacaaaatattaaaaaaagattgtatCGATATAGTTTGTTGTAAAAACTTTATTGGTTGGTAAGTGGTGCCAATCACAATTGaaataatctcaaatttaCACATAGTTAGGTTGCAGTTTTATGATAGAAATTGAGGAGTAAGTCACTAAGTTTTGGTGaagaaagatatttattttgatgggTTCgagtaatttttaaatcaaccGTGGATTATATAAATGATTAATTGTCAAAAGaagttaattattatgattaagTCAGGCTAGAGTCATAATATACAGTGGTTATATATGTTTAGGTATTCATTACCataatgataattatattttactttggGAATTGTGTTTGAATCATTCAAACGTTAATATTAAAATGGATAAAAGAACTACAGAACATGATCTGATTTCATCAGAATctttgaggaaaaaaaaaactcattttgtCCTTCCATTTtaagttagaaaataataataataataaaaactacaaataaaaaatgttaaaaatattaattgtttaggttagattgttgtttgtttttcactAAATATTCACTCTTAAAAGGTAAATTTCGAGCCTTATTAGTATATTCGAATGccaattaaattaagtaaaaagaaacaaacataattgttttagaaaagtaaaattatttagttttcacTAGTGTTTTTCATCACAAAGATATCTAAATTgagtaatttattttggagTTTCATTTATTCGAACTAGTAGTTCTTGAGAGTTGATAccaatgaaaaatgttaagaGTTTAACGAGATACGAagtataaattgataattttaattttcacttcaaaattattttaattgaattactTAATATGTTTTAGCTAAACCTTGAGAGTATAAcaaatgtaatattaaaacttaagaaaactatcaaattgaactaaaatttaaaaaaaaaaacattttgaaactcatcccatcaatagaaaattataaatataacaatcaaatttaaaatattattatatataacaatataaattttattcatcgtcacaattattattatattaagaaaaagaaaaatgaaattaaaatgttacatatagataaacatgtaatattttaaaacctaaTAATCCCatgaaattatattcaaaagttaaaacttaacaaaaatgaaaagggcaatttttttcaaaccaaaaaagGTGCTTGTCAAATgaaatacattttttgaaaaatatgtttattttttcaaaaaaggaaaaaaacaaatttaatttcttaaaatccaatttttaaattttggaaaaacatCGCTTTAGTCTTTAGAACAATGATCtgcaaaattgttatatttttatttttgttatgctctacttttgaaaaaataaaactctaatttttaaaaaatatgtcgGCTGTTTAATATGAAAGTGTTACAATTAATTAAGTCTATACATATTATTgagaattatatttaaatattttcattattagagagaaaaaaaaaggttaatatATAGATTTCAATAATGTTggaaacaaataattatttgctACATGTGGGACAATAAATGCATTCTATTCTCAATACACACAACaccattttcataaatatatatgactcttaatttttaaaaatacttgaaTTCAAATGATTTCTATGATTagccaattttaatttatgacttgaagactaaatttataattcctttctaattcaataatatactaatttttcattaaaataattacaatcaAATCACAATTTGTATGTAATACCTTTTAATATAAGCATAGTGTATGAAAGAAAACCAACAagatgatataatttaaagttttaaaaattgggTAAAATATGTATTCTCGAGTAAgagatatattttttgaattggTTCGATTTTTGTCATTgtgtattataaatattactatGTAGtcattatattaaaagaaatataatgtatttattcaaatacattatagcaaattttttcttttaaaagaaaactgtcaattagttgattttttttaaaaaataatttatcccATTAAACTGTCAAATACATTATACACACATTTGACTCAATATTCTTGAGAATTCTTGACTAAAAATGTTAACTTCATATATATtgttgaattaagaaaaaaaatcaaatgcttgaaattaaaatatcatgatAGACACTACTGAAATTAATGGTAAAATAAGAGagattatatatacacacacatatatatataaagaaatattcaCATGAGAATTGGAACTTGAAGCACTTTcgattttaaattgattgaaattatACTCTAATGGATCTGCCcatgtgattttcttttttttgacatggaggaaaaagaattaataatataaagcaTATACTGCCACTGAAAATATTGCAATCCCAAGATcagttttgttttagaaaaggGGTTCCATTATCTAAGATAATTCTTTCAAGTATGTTACACATTGTCAAATCCtaatttcttttgagaaaCGATCTAGAGAAGATAGTTGTACACATAATGTACACCACAACTTTGCAAAACATAAGGTGgaattgatattgaaaaatcTCGACATTGAAATTATGACTCTTTTACCaaaatgagtttgaaaattttgacttgAGGGTGATCATTTTGGCATAATTTAGTTGTTGCATGTGATCCTACGTTGAACAGTCTTTATTcggtaatttagaaaaatgtttatCAAAGAAGACAAAAATCTTTGTTTGAGAGTTCAGTCTTGACGACTCAACTTCAAAAGAGAATGCCTCATTGTGTCTTTGTTTCTAGATATGAGGTAGGTCCTTGAATCTTTTGGTTGGTCATTGATCATGTCTAACAATATTTAGAGATTTTCCTGCTTCCATTTTTGTTGTCCACTCGTTTCATTGTGCAAAGAAGACTTTGTGGCTGGTTTCTTCTAGTGGAAGGaatgttataattttagaGATCCTTACTCAACCCGTGCGAtatttttatggatttgattCTTTGTTATGCTActaaacttctttattattattgttgttgttgtattTCTACGTTGATTTGTAACTGGAGAGCTTTGTTATAACCACCTTTTGAGTGTTTGGAAATTATGCTATGCTCATTTATTTCATgctcatcaatgaaatttgttcTCTTTCCAAGAATATGTATAGTGAAAACtggtttagttttttattataacaGTAGATGTGatcataaacattaaaaacaaaaaacaaaaaagaacttaCAACTTAGTGCAGATATATCTGAAGCCTCACTTGTTGGCCTAATATTGATTTGATCGCAAATAAGCAAAAGAAGCAGCAGGAGATATTACAGAATGACAGAAGAATGAAGGATTATCTCTATATATTGAAAATCAGTatcttaattacaaaaattaaccACATTTCAGATACAGATTACAAACTTGGTACAAAGATTACCTCACAAATGGACAAGGAACAAGCCAACACAGAGGTATGACAGACCAGGTTTCACCATTGTCAATACACAAATCATCAAAAGGAAAGTTCCCACAGAGGGATTAATGAAGATTAATTACGGGATTCGAGATCACGATGAACTGAGGTGAGGAGTTTTCCCCTTATTTCGAACTGTGGAAGTAAAAGCAAAGGGAGGTGAACGAGAGTTTCATATAATATTACTACTGCTTACTTCTGGTTTTGTTCCACTTTAGCTCTGATTTTCTGTTCCAACACTGCGATTTCTGTTTCCAAGCTGAACATTCTATTTAGAGCGTGCATGTTCTCCAAGGTTTCACTTAAAGTTCGGCTGTCACTCCCGTCGCATCTCAAATGCTGCATAGGACCATGAAGCAGCTTGTTAACTATACCACGACTAAGATCATCCACAGCTCGTCGAGTCTTCTTGGGGATATCATCACCCATCTTTGATAGGCATTTTTCTAACTCGGCAGTTCTGATTCTTTCGGCATAAGCCCttagttttttaattgttggaaCAGTCTCCAATGAATCCCTCCAAGCTTCAAATTGCTTGGATTCTTCAGTGATAATTGATTGTGCTTCCATTGCTTTTCGGAGCCTATCTTCCTTGTTTGCAGCAACTACCTCCTTAAGGTCGTCAACATTGTACACTCGTACATCTTCGAGATTGTTGATACATGCTCCGACGTTTCGAGGAACAGAGATATCGATGAAAAGCCTCAAGCCCCCAACATCATGCCCAACAGGGGGAAGATCCTTAACCTGCTCCTTTGTAAACAAAAGACTTTCAGAAGCTGTGCTGGTAAATATCACGTCTGCTTCAGCTGTACAGCTAAGCATTTCCGTGAGGGGCTTGTAGATTATCTCGACATCCTTCATCTCCTCACGGATGGCTGTGACTCTCTCTTCAGACCGATTCACAACAACCATCTTTGTGCAGCCTTTAGCAACCAAATGTTTAATTACAAGCTTTCCCATCTTACCAGCTCCAATCACCAACATTCTGGCAGTGGCATGTGAAGGTTCAGGAAGCTTCATCAAGGCCAATTCGACAGCAGCGGAACTCACAGAAACAGCTCCAGCAGCAATATTAGTCTCTGTTCTTACCCGTTTACCCACCGTGATGGCATGCTTGAAAAGCCCACTAATGTTCCTTCCAAATCCTGCAACACCCTGTCCAACCTTGACAACTTGTTTAACCTGAGCAAGGATTTGGCCTTCTCCTAGAACAAGAGAGTCAAGGCCTGCTGAAACTTCGAAAATATGTTGTGTGGCATCGTTGTTATACAGCAAAAACCGGTGCTGGCAAATCTCCGAAACCGGGATTCCACTTGTCtgaaaacaacaacaaaccaCTATTCATAtgaatttccatttttcacaTGACATCAAAGTTGAAAACATATTCTTCAATGGTGGTGGTCTGAATCAGAGGATACAGTCCTTCTCTAATCTTTCAATAATTGTGGTTGTTAGGTAATCTCATACAAAAAGCCTATCTAATCTAGCCTTGAGATTTCGACATAAAGGAAGCTCGTCTGGATATTCAAAGTAAGgtttaaagataataattttttacagTAAATTCCGTTGCAAACTCGGAGTCTATTGTCATCACATCTCATCCTAGGTTCAGGCTACCCTGGGGCAGGTTGTGACATTCAATAGCATTTGGAAAATACATCTGAAAATATAAAAGCTAAGACCTGGAGATGCTTGGAAAGTACAAAATCAGATAGAAGGGAAAACAAAACCATATAGGTATAATCTAACATGGAAAAAAGGTAGTTTTCAAAGATTATGAATCTTAATATCAATCAAACCTTGGACATCCATTCAGTCACTTCCTTCACTCCACGATGCTGAGACAAAGCAACAACATATATCTCCATTCTGTTGCAGGTGCTAAGAACGGCTGCTTCTTCAATGTGGTTTAAGCCACAGAGCTCTCCAATGGCTCGAGGCCACTCTGCCTCAGGAATGGCCagtttttctctcatttcaaCAGGTGTTGTATGAATACTAAGCCCAATGACAACAATGCTGCTTCTTTCCTTTGTATATCCTAATTTCCATACagaaaaaacccaaaaacttCAGTGAACACACCAGTTTAGACATGTTTTACAACTCTTCCCACCATATAGCATTTTGACAAATAGAAATTCAATCACATACCCAAGAGCTAATGATGGAAGTCAAACATTAAGGAATTGGGAATTTGAAACTAGAAGTAATGGTTAAGATTGTAATGCAAATTCAAGTAATGGGAAAGTATAATAAAAGGGAAAACATACTGTCAACAGCAGAGGTCTTGAGCTGTTCAAGGGCAGAGAGATTAGAAGATTTAGGTGGATCAATTTCATCATTCTGAACCAAAACATCAGAAGAAGCAAGCTCGCACTTGAATGGGGTGAAAGAGGAA
Coding sequences:
- the LOC101220853 gene encoding E3 ubiquitin-protein ligase WAV3; the protein is MGTGWRKAFCTTISRDSESNNASEKQRSSATPNPSPRSCVRLGFFSNPSTPRMQSHQPLSSPGLRCRTAQDATVNQSPTLHCKTSSSSSSTPKSAKSQRGILGSNPSSPRSPLKLSLFKNSFKFRSSCGICLNSVKTGHGTAIYTAECGHAFHFPCIAAHVRNHATLVCPVCNTTWKDVPLLAAHKNLGPLTQHDPKPKIEDKTMIESSPRAVKTKLNPKEKEFRSYDDDEPLLSPTSGGRIIPIPEADENQDDVEEFQGFFVDPKPPSSSVKSSIQRTNVQVRLLPETALISSGHTHETYAVALKVKAPPPHPARNRANANLLDPSRRAPIDLVTVLDVSGSMTGPKLMMLKRAMRLVISSLGSSDRLAIVAFSATPKRVLPLRRMTAQGQRAARHVIDTLVCSQGTSVGEALRKATKVLEDRRERNPVASIMLLSDGQDERIQSNQRQVTRHESSTRFAHIEIPVHAFGFGKSGGYCQEPAEDAFAKCVSGLLSVVVQDLRIQLGFSSGSSPVVISAIYSCTGRPTVCSLGSVRLGDLYGEEERELLVELKIPTSASGTHHVMTMQCLYKDPSTQEVVYSREQDILIARPTAVGSSTPKIERLRDMFITTRAVAESRRLIEYEDHTSAHHLLASARALLIQSGSPSADVYVRELEVELAELHWRRQQQFELHQHQQQQQILVTTTPRRRGGDKENPTMVDENGEPLTPTSAWRAAEKLARVAIMKKSLTSRVGDLHGFENARF
- the LOC101220615 gene encoding glutamyl-tRNA reductase 1, chloroplastic, which codes for MAVSTSFSGAKLEALLFKSASNSSSTRNLSSSHLPGFCKSIRTRRILFQRTGVSSFTPFKCELASSDVLVQNDEIDPPKSSNLSALEQLKTSAVDRYTKERSSIVVIGLSIHTTPVEMREKLAIPEAEWPRAIGELCGLNHIEEAAVLSTCNRMEIYVVALSQHRGVKEVTEWMSKTSGIPVSEICQHRFLLYNNDATQHIFEVSAGLDSLVLGEGQILAQVKQVVKVGQGVAGFGRNISGLFKHAITVGKRVRTETNIAAGAVSVSSAAVELALMKLPEPSHATARMLVIGAGKMGKLVIKHLVAKGCTKMVVVNRSEERVTAIREEMKDVEIIYKPLTEMLSCTAEADVIFTSTASESLLFTKEQVKDLPPVGHDVGGLRLFIDISVPRNVGACINNLEDVRVYNVDDLKEVVAANKEDRLRKAMEAQSIITEESKQFEAWRDSLETVPTIKKLRAYAERIRTAELEKCLSKMGDDIPKKTRRAVDDLSRGIVNKLLHGPMQHLRCDGSDSRTLSETLENMHALNRMFSLETEIAVLEQKIRAKVEQNQK